The proteins below are encoded in one region of Leptotrichia sp. oral taxon 218:
- a CDS encoding Nif3-like dinuclear metal center hexameric protein has translation MKLRDIIGELKTRYNPKMAEDWDNVGLLIGDENKEIKKMLFCLDVTENAVEKAIKNGVNLIISHHPVIFSGMKRINNQTLHGRKVLKLIENGIAVFSIHTNADFAINGLNDFVMEKLNLAGETKILNEVNFEDYNEVKHCMERHYGGTVRVKILNEEITLENLVKKIKYELGLPYVRFVGDKNRVIKRIGLVTGGGSSFIGHAKGNVDVFLTGDLRYHEALDMLEEGGLLVDIGHLESEYLFADLMKREVSKFFGGEMIKHYENQIFQLG, from the coding sequence ATGAAATTAAGAGATATAATAGGAGAATTAAAGACAAGATATAATCCTAAAATGGCAGAAGATTGGGATAATGTGGGACTTTTAATCGGAGATGAAAATAAAGAAATAAAAAAAATGTTGTTTTGCCTAGATGTGACTGAAAATGCGGTTGAAAAAGCGATAAAAAATGGTGTAAATTTAATAATTTCACATCATCCAGTTATTTTTTCTGGAATGAAAAGGATTAATAATCAGACATTGCACGGAAGAAAAGTTTTAAAACTTATTGAAAATGGGATAGCTGTTTTTTCAATTCACACAAATGCTGATTTTGCGATAAATGGATTAAATGATTTTGTGATGGAAAAGTTAAATTTAGCTGGAGAAACAAAAATTTTAAATGAAGTTAATTTTGAAGATTACAATGAAGTTAAGCATTGTATGGAGCGACATTATGGCGGGACTGTGAGAGTGAAAATTTTAAATGAAGAAATTACTTTGGAAAATTTGGTAAAAAAAATTAAATATGAACTTGGGTTACCTTATGTAAGATTTGTCGGAGATAAAAATCGAGTTATAAAAAGAATTGGTCTTGTAACAGGTGGTGGAAGTTCTTTTATCGGTCATGCAAAAGGAAATGTAGATGTGTTTTTAACAGGGGATTTAAGATACCACGAAGCACTTGATATGCTTGAAGAAGGTGGACTTTTGGTTGATATAGGTCACTTGGAGAGCGAGTATTTATTTGCAGATTTAATGAAAAGAGAAGTTTCAAAATTTTTTGGTGGAGAAATGATAAAACATTATGAAAATCAAATTTTTCAATTGGGGTAA
- a CDS encoding RNA polymerase subunit sigma: MEKNTIKSYLEDVKERNKEILKKIKEKKKFENDELIDRYLKIAVKESLNYSKFGFSFLDIVQEATLGLISGLNYYSKVIENFKDPEFFLKNFSIKYILEFQKKLLKNIKSMELSYILYLKLKLDKASGYSLEEISKQMNVNPEYLEDLENLFDNVKDEKSVEIEKIFEKADRITKTYILENIPKKLSYIDEKILVMFYGLDDKIYSEKEIAKTLNIASHNVSILKEKALNKLSIDMLQSDFVKNSENLDFLVN; this comes from the coding sequence TTGGAAAAAAATACGATAAAATCTTATTTGGAAGATGTAAAAGAGAGAAATAAAGAAATTTTAAAAAAAATTAAAGAAAAGAAAAAATTTGAAAATGATGAATTAATTGACAGATATTTAAAAATTGCAGTAAAAGAAAGCCTTAATTATTCAAAATTTGGATTTTCATTTTTAGATATAGTTCAAGAAGCAACTTTGGGTTTAATTTCGGGATTAAATTATTATTCTAAAGTAATAGAAAATTTTAAAGACCCAGAGTTTTTTTTGAAAAATTTTTCAATAAAATATATTTTGGAATTTCAGAAAAAGTTGCTAAAAAACATAAAATCAATGGAATTGTCGTATATTTTGTATTTGAAATTGAAGCTGGATAAAGCGAGTGGTTACAGTCTTGAAGAAATTAGTAAGCAAATGAATGTTAATCCAGAATATTTAGAAGATCTGGAAAATTTGTTCGACAATGTAAAAGATGAAAAATCTGTTGAAATTGAAAAAATATTTGAAAAAGCTGATAGAATAACAAAAACATATATTTTAGAAAATATTCCAAAAAAATTGAGTTACATTGATGAGAAAATTTTGGTGATGTTTTACGGATTAGATGACAAAATTTATTCTGAAAAAGAAATAGCAAAAACTTTGAACATAGCAAGTCACAATGTGAGTATTTTAAAAGAAAAGGCACTTAATAAATTATCGATAGATATGTTACAAAGTGATTTTGTGAAAAATAGCGAAAATTTAGATTTTTTGGTTAATTAA
- a CDS encoding dicarboxylate/amino acid:cation symporter, which yields MRKFRIGLVSRLLIAIVLGIFAGFVLPEPIIKIAVTFSELFSKYLAFIIPLMIIGFVVAGISDLTQGAGKLLGITTLISYSSTIIAGTIAYIMASTVFPHIIDGSILAKIGNPEKGMLKPFFEIDLPPMLDVTSAVVFSFIMGLAISWLKSQKNDDGETIYKLFSDFSIIIVKVLLTSIIPVLPFYIFGTFANMAHSGGVFTIMSVFIKVFLCVLALHIAYLVALFAVSGAIGKKNPFQLLKNQIPGYITALGTQSSAATIPVNVECAKNNGVSEEIRDFVIPLCATIHMAGSIITITSCVTAVLMINNMAHSLSIMLPFIMTLGVAMVAAPGAPGGAIMSALPFLGMVGIVSTGPLGTMLIALYITQDSFGTAANISGDNAIAVIVDTIYHKYIKK from the coding sequence ATGAGAAAATTTAGAATAGGTCTGGTTTCACGGTTATTGATAGCAATTGTACTAGGAATTTTTGCTGGATTTGTCTTGCCAGAACCAATTATTAAGATTGCGGTAACTTTTTCAGAACTGTTTAGTAAATATTTGGCATTTATCATACCGCTTATGATTATTGGCTTTGTTGTAGCGGGAATTTCTGATTTGACACAAGGTGCAGGAAAACTTTTAGGAATAACAACTCTTATATCTTACAGTTCAACAATTATTGCGGGAACAATAGCCTATATAATGGCTTCAACTGTTTTTCCACATATAATAGATGGAAGTATTCTAGCAAAAATAGGAAATCCAGAAAAAGGCATGTTAAAACCTTTTTTTGAAATAGATTTGCCGCCAATGCTAGATGTAACTTCAGCAGTAGTTTTTTCATTTATAATGGGACTTGCAATAAGTTGGTTAAAATCACAGAAGAATGATGATGGAGAAACAATCTATAAATTATTTTCCGATTTTTCCATAATCATTGTGAAAGTTTTATTAACTTCGATAATTCCAGTGCTTCCTTTTTACATCTTTGGAACATTTGCAAATATGGCTCACAGCGGCGGTGTATTTACAATAATGTCAGTTTTCATAAAAGTATTTTTGTGCGTATTAGCTTTACATATTGCGTATTTAGTCGCTCTTTTTGCGGTTTCTGGTGCGATTGGGAAAAAAAATCCATTTCAACTTTTAAAAAATCAAATTCCAGGATATATAACAGCACTTGGAACTCAATCATCTGCAGCTACAATTCCAGTAAATGTAGAATGTGCTAAAAATAACGGAGTTTCTGAAGAAATAAGAGATTTTGTCATACCACTTTGTGCAACAATTCATATGGCTGGAAGTATCATTACGATAACAAGCTGCGTCACAGCAGTTTTAATGATAAATAATATGGCTCACAGCCTATCAATCATGCTTCCATTTATAATGACTTTAGGAGTTGCTATGGTAGCAGCACCTGGAGCACCTGGTGGAGCAATAATGTCAGCACTGCCATTTTTAGGAATGGTTGGAATTGTTTCGACAGGTCCACTAGGAACAATGCTTATTGCATTATACATTACTCAAGACAGTTTTGGAACTGCGGCAAATATATCTGGAGATAATGCAATTGCTGTTATTGTAGACACGATTTATCATAAATATATAAAAAAATAA